A single Pseudomonas sp. DC1.2 DNA region contains:
- a CDS encoding DUF4123 domain-containing protein has protein sequence MRRSVKSARNARQVLVRSDLLTPQAWLAERPLQVGERLYLIVSAASDAEPLKAFYQQDMAPELIPIWTGTPYADWQPVMPYLAELKPTAGFLQWIAETDAQDWGWLAVSTSTPDVVFEHLRSLTQVFMPDRTEVFFRFWDGRHIFPILEGLGNGAGEVLPVFDRYLINGQKLDVGPRGVPPVKSWPWWEVPKGLVDTLAEKDHTTVVDNLMQWLGEDCPELFFAFPESNLRHKVERFVRQQSNTEDMAERLAAELTKEVTS, from the coding sequence ATGCGCCGTTCTGTGAAGAGTGCGAGAAATGCAAGGCAGGTGCTTGTGCGATCTGATCTTTTGACTCCGCAGGCGTGGTTGGCTGAGCGACCGTTGCAGGTGGGTGAACGGCTTTATTTGATTGTTAGTGCTGCCAGTGATGCCGAGCCACTCAAAGCTTTCTACCAGCAAGACATGGCTCCAGAGCTGATCCCCATCTGGACCGGCACGCCTTACGCCGATTGGCAGCCCGTCATGCCCTACCTCGCTGAGCTGAAACCCACCGCCGGTTTTCTTCAGTGGATTGCCGAAACCGATGCCCAGGATTGGGGCTGGTTGGCGGTCTCCACCAGCACCCCGGACGTGGTGTTTGAGCACCTTCGCAGTTTGACTCAGGTGTTCATGCCCGACCGGACCGAGGTGTTTTTTCGGTTTTGGGATGGGCGGCATATCTTTCCGATACTTGAAGGACTTGGTAACGGGGCTGGCGAGGTTTTGCCAGTGTTCGATCGCTATCTGATCAATGGCCAAAAACTGGATGTTGGACCGAGGGGCGTGCCACCGGTGAAGTCTTGGCCGTGGTGGGAGGTGCCGAAGGGGTTAGTCGACACGCTGGCAGAGAAAGACCACACCACCGTCGTCGACAACTTGATGCAGTGGTTAGGAGAGGATTGCCCAGAACTCTTCTTTGCCTTCCCCGAAAGTAACCTGCGTCACAAGGTCGAGCGCTTCGTGCGCCAACAATCCAATACAGAAGATATGGCAGAGCGTCTTGCTGCTGAGCTGACAAAGGAAGTCACGTCATGA
- the tssI gene encoding type VI secretion system tip protein TssI/VgrG, with product MFAPANQTHFALTIEGLDNDFQVLALHGREAISQPFVFEVDLVSEQPSLDLETLLHKPAFLQLSPDGSGIHGQIYRAAQGDSGKRLTRYAVTLRPQLSYLAHRINQRIFQNLSVPKIVGTVLEEHGIQSNAYEFKVGSIYPERIYCVQYDESDLQFVQRLCEEEGIHYHFEHSATAHRLVFGDDQTVFPKLAPVAYQQDSGMVASDPVIKRFDLRVETRTSRTTRRDYDFEKPRITLESENRGDALPDLEDYDYPGRFIDRERGKHLAKRALERHRSDFQLAEGKSDQPRLISGHFLALTQHPKAKWNDLWLLTEILHEGKQPQVLEESVTSDTTALKDDFHQGYRNRFQATPWDVPNRPPLTQKKPRILGSQSAVVSGPKGEEIHCDQYGRVKVQFHWDREGQADDKTSCWLRVSSAWAGAHYGGIAIPRIGMEVLVSFLEGDPDQPLISGCLYHKENVVPYELPANKTRSTFKSLSSPGGGGYNELRIEDKKGQEQIFLHAQRDWDENVEHDQKIRVGNERYDTVEQNSYSEFKAEEHHTVYADRKVETRANDHLTVGVNQHIKIGTGQFIEAGQEIHLSSGLKVVLEAGSELTLKGGGSFIKIDSSGVTLSGPVINMNSGGSPGSGTGAAPLLPGALKQADADKAGAVLTPAQINTLKRNAPFCEECEKCKAGACAI from the coding sequence ATGTTCGCGCCGGCCAATCAGACTCACTTTGCCCTGACTATCGAAGGCCTGGATAACGATTTCCAGGTGCTTGCCCTGCACGGTCGGGAAGCCATCAGCCAGCCTTTTGTCTTTGAGGTCGATCTGGTCAGTGAGCAGCCGTCCCTGGACCTCGAAACGCTGTTGCACAAACCGGCTTTTTTGCAGCTCTCGCCTGACGGCAGCGGCATTCATGGCCAGATCTATCGCGCCGCCCAGGGTGATTCCGGCAAACGCCTGACCCGCTACGCGGTGACCCTGCGCCCGCAACTATCCTACCTGGCGCACCGCATCAACCAACGCATCTTCCAGAACCTTAGTGTGCCGAAAATCGTCGGCACGGTCCTCGAAGAGCACGGCATTCAAAGCAACGCCTATGAATTTAAAGTCGGCTCGATTTATCCCGAGCGCATTTACTGCGTTCAGTACGATGAATCCGACCTGCAATTCGTCCAGCGCCTGTGCGAAGAAGAAGGTATTCATTACCACTTCGAACACAGCGCCACGGCCCACAGGCTGGTGTTCGGCGATGATCAGACGGTGTTCCCGAAACTCGCGCCCGTTGCCTACCAGCAGGATTCCGGCATGGTTGCCAGCGACCCGGTGATCAAGCGCTTCGACCTGCGTGTGGAAACCCGCACCAGCCGTACCACCCGCCGCGACTACGACTTCGAAAAACCGCGCATCACCCTTGAAAGCGAAAACCGTGGCGACGCCCTGCCCGACCTCGAAGACTACGATTATCCCGGTCGCTTCATCGACCGCGAGCGTGGTAAACACCTGGCCAAACGCGCCCTTGAACGTCACCGCAGCGACTTCCAATTGGCCGAAGGCAAAAGCGATCAGCCACGGCTGATCAGCGGCCATTTCCTGGCCCTGACGCAACACCCGAAAGCCAAATGGAACGACTTGTGGCTGCTGACCGAAATCCTCCACGAAGGCAAGCAGCCACAAGTGCTTGAGGAGTCGGTCACCAGCGACACCACGGCATTGAAGGACGACTTCCATCAAGGCTATCGCAACCGTTTCCAGGCAACACCGTGGGACGTGCCGAACCGCCCGCCCCTGACGCAAAAGAAGCCGCGCATTCTCGGCAGCCAAAGCGCCGTGGTCAGCGGCCCCAAAGGTGAAGAAATCCACTGCGATCAATACGGTCGCGTCAAAGTGCAATTTCACTGGGACCGTGAAGGCCAGGCCGACGACAAGACCAGCTGCTGGCTGCGCGTTTCCTCCGCCTGGGCCGGCGCCCACTACGGTGGCATCGCCATCCCGCGCATCGGCATGGAAGTGCTGGTGTCGTTCCTTGAAGGCGACCCCGACCAACCGCTGATCAGCGGCTGTCTGTACCACAAGGAAAACGTCGTCCCTTACGAGCTGCCGGCGAACAAAACACGCAGCACCTTCAAAAGCCTCAGTTCACCGGGTGGCGGCGGTTACAACGAACTGCGCATCGAAGACAAAAAGGGTCAGGAACAAATTTTCCTGCACGCCCAGCGCGACTGGGACGAGAACGTCGAGCACGACCAGAAAATCCGCGTCGGTAACGAACGCTACGACACCGTCGAGCAAAACAGCTACAGCGAATTCAAAGCAGAGGAACACCACACCGTCTACGCCGACCGCAAAGTCGAAACCCGCGCCAACGACCACCTCACCGTGGGTGTGAACCAGCACATCAAAATCGGCACCGGCCAATTCATCGAAGCCGGGCAGGAAATCCATCTCAGCAGCGGCCTGAAAGTCGTACTCGAAGCCGGCAGCGAACTGACCCTGAAGGGCGGCGGCAGCTTCATCAAGATCGACAGCAGCGGTGTCACGCTGAGCGGGCCGGTGATCAACATGAACTCCGGCGGCAGTCCGGGGAGTGGCACAGGCGCAGCACCTTTGTTGCCGGGGGCGTTGAAGCAGGCGGATGCGGACAAGGCTGGCGCCGTACTGACCCCGGCGCAGATCAATACGCTGAAACGCAATGCGCCGTTCTGTGAAGAGTGCGAGAAATGCAAGGCAGGTGCTTGTGCGATCTGA
- a CDS encoding alkene reductase — MTGSTLFTPIRLGPFTLQNRLVLPPLTRSRSTQPGNIPNALMAEYYRQRSTAGLLITEGIQIEPRGQGYAWTPGIHSQEQIEGWKQVTAAVHLEGKPIFAQLWHVGRVSHTSLQPHGAAPVAPSAIPATAVSVFIETGPGTGALAEPSMPQALSTEQVKELVQLYAQAARNAVEAGFDGVELHCANGYLVNQFISEHSNQRTDEYGGSLSNRLRFLREITEAVVAVVGKDRVGVRFAPLFASTDEARVYLGLVEENPHETYLHAVKLMEQIGIAYVSLAEADWDNAPQLPVTFRQAVREAFSGLLMYAGKYSCERADNVLNADWGDLIGFGRWFIANPDLPARLQNQWPLNELDASSLYGGTAVGYSDYPRYQPTL; from the coding sequence ATGACCGGCTCCACCCTCTTCACGCCCATCCGTCTAGGCCCGTTCACCCTGCAAAACCGCTTGGTTTTGCCGCCACTGACGCGTTCGCGCAGCACCCAGCCCGGCAACATCCCCAATGCGCTAATGGCCGAGTATTACCGCCAGCGCAGCACCGCAGGATTGCTCATAACCGAAGGTATCCAGATCGAACCGCGCGGCCAAGGTTACGCCTGGACGCCGGGCATTCACAGCCAGGAACAGATCGAAGGCTGGAAACAAGTGACCGCCGCCGTACACCTTGAGGGCAAGCCGATTTTTGCCCAGCTGTGGCATGTTGGTAGGGTTTCGCACACCTCGCTACAACCCCATGGCGCAGCACCCGTCGCGCCTTCGGCGATACCGGCAACCGCTGTGAGCGTGTTCATCGAGACAGGGCCGGGCACCGGGGCACTGGCTGAACCGTCAATGCCACAAGCGCTGAGTACCGAGCAGGTCAAAGAACTTGTCCAACTCTACGCCCAGGCGGCACGCAACGCCGTGGAAGCTGGTTTCGATGGGGTGGAGTTGCATTGTGCCAATGGCTATCTGGTCAACCAGTTCATCTCCGAACACAGCAACCAACGTACCGATGAGTATGGTGGCTCGCTGAGCAATCGCCTGCGCTTCTTACGCGAGATCACCGAAGCAGTCGTCGCCGTTGTGGGCAAAGACCGGGTTGGCGTGCGTTTTGCGCCGCTGTTCGCTAGCACCGACGAAGCGCGGGTTTACCTCGGTCTTGTGGAGGAGAACCCGCATGAAACCTACCTGCACGCCGTCAAATTGATGGAACAGATCGGCATTGCCTACGTATCGCTGGCCGAAGCCGATTGGGACAACGCCCCGCAATTGCCCGTCACCTTCCGTCAGGCCGTGCGTGAAGCCTTCAGCGGATTGCTGATGTATGCCGGTAAATACTCGTGCGAGCGCGCAGACAACGTGCTGAATGCCGATTGGGGTGACCTGATCGGTTTCGGGCGCTGGTTCATCGCCAACCCGGACCTGCCAGCTCGCCTGCAAAACCAGTGGCCGCTCAATGAACTGGATGCGTCCAGCCTGTATGGCGGAACCGCCGTTGGTTACAGCGATTACCCGCGCTACCAGCCGACGCTGTAA
- a CDS encoding type 1 glutamine amidotransferase domain-containing protein, producing the protein MKILMVLTSHDQLGDTGKKTGFWLEEFAAPYYTFKDAGSQLTLASPKGGQPPLDPKSDEPDAQTAATERFRKDSAAQSALASTVVLDSVKAEDFDAVFYPGGHGPLWDLAEDTHSIALIEAFYTSGKPVASVCHAPGVLRHVKGADGEPLVKGKRVTGFSNTEEAAVQLTDVVPFLVEDMLKAHGGIYSKADDWASYVITDGLLLTGQNPGSSEATAEALLAALR; encoded by the coding sequence ATGAAAATCCTGATGGTTCTAACGTCCCACGATCAGTTGGGTGACACCGGCAAGAAAACCGGCTTCTGGCTGGAAGAGTTCGCCGCACCGTATTACACGTTCAAGGACGCTGGCTCGCAGTTGACCTTGGCCTCGCCTAAGGGTGGCCAGCCACCCCTGGACCCGAAAAGCGACGAGCCAGACGCGCAAACCGCTGCCACCGAGCGTTTTCGCAAAGACTCGGCGGCCCAGTCCGCACTGGCCTCTACGGTCGTGCTGGACAGCGTAAAAGCTGAAGATTTCGATGCGGTTTTTTACCCAGGCGGTCACGGTCCACTTTGGGACTTGGCCGAAGACACGCATTCGATCGCTTTGATCGAGGCGTTTTACACGTCGGGTAAACCGGTCGCCAGCGTCTGCCACGCACCGGGCGTGTTGCGTCATGTCAAAGGTGCGGACGGAGAGCCGTTGGTCAAAGGCAAACGAGTGACCGGTTTTAGTAACACTGAGGAAGCCGCGGTGCAGTTGACGGATGTTGTGCCGTTTTTGGTGGAAGACATGCTCAAGGCCCATGGCGGTATTTACTCCAAGGCCGATGATTGGGCGAGCTATGTAATCACCGACGGGTTGCTGCTGACAGGGCAGAATCCAGGTTCTTCCGAAGCAACAGCTGAGGCATTGTTGGCCGCACTGCGCTAA
- a CDS encoding Hcp family type VI secretion system effector, with protein sequence MATPAYMSVTGEKQGLITAGAFTADSVGNTYQEGHEDQVMVQAFVSNIIIPRDPQSGQPTGQRVHKPVMITKVFDKASPLLLAALTSGERMTTIEIKWYRTSAQGTQEHYYTTKLEDAIIVDIKDYMHNCQDPANSHFTHLEDVYFTYRKITWTHEVSGTSGSDDWRSPVAG encoded by the coding sequence ATGGCTACACCAGCGTACATGTCCGTCACCGGCGAAAAACAAGGCCTGATCACTGCCGGCGCGTTCACTGCTGACTCCGTTGGCAACACCTACCAGGAAGGTCATGAAGACCAAGTCATGGTTCAGGCGTTCGTCAGCAACATCATCATTCCGCGTGACCCACAATCCGGCCAGCCTACCGGTCAGCGTGTACACAAGCCTGTCATGATCACCAAGGTCTTCGACAAAGCTTCCCCACTGCTGCTGGCTGCTCTGACTTCGGGCGAGCGCATGACCACTATCGAAATCAAGTGGTATCGCACCTCGGCTCAAGGCACCCAAGAGCACTACTACACCACCAAACTTGAAGACGCTATCATCGTCGACATCAAGGATTACATGCACAACTGCCAGGACCCGGCGAACTCGCACTTCACCCACCTGGAAGACGTGTACTTCACCTACCGTAAAATCACCTGGACCCACGAAGTATCTGGTACTTCGGGTTCCGATGACTGGCGTTCCCCGGTCGCTGGCTAA
- a CDS encoding VOC family protein, producing the protein MSQPRFVSPDLIRQRFSKAMSDMYREEVPLYGALLELVEHTNRHVLENDPQIARQLNSTGEIQRLDLERHGAIRVGSAAELATLARLFAVMGMQPVGYYDLTPAGVPVHSTAFRAVHEAALQVSPFRVFTSLLRLELIEDPKLRDFAQSVLDQRSIFTPWVLTLIEHAETLGGLNEQEAEDFVEQALETFRWHHSATVTAAQYQQLSAEHRLIADVVAFKGPHINHLTPRTLDIDIVQAQMPAHGITPKAVIEGPPRRQCPILLRQTSFKALDEPIAFTDQAQALGSHSARFGEIEQRGAALTPKGRALYDRLLNAARDELNAFPNETNAARYNELMAQHFREFPDSVEGMRQQELAYFRYVVTAEGLAAEELNTPSLEELLSAGYVRAEPLVYEDFLPVSAAGIFQSNLGDAAQSHYGEHSNQQAFEKALGRPTIDELGLYADTQQRSIQACGEAMGLPLIRSKR; encoded by the coding sequence ATGAGCCAGCCCCGCTTCGTCAGCCCCGACCTGATCCGCCAGCGCTTCTCCAAAGCGATGTCCGACATGTACCGCGAAGAAGTGCCGCTTTACGGCGCGCTGCTGGAACTGGTGGAGCACACCAACCGGCATGTGTTGGAAAACGATCCGCAGATCGCCCGACAGCTCAACAGCACGGGAGAAATTCAGCGCCTGGACCTGGAACGCCACGGTGCGATCCGCGTCGGCAGCGCTGCGGAACTGGCGACCCTGGCAAGGTTGTTCGCGGTAATGGGTATGCAGCCGGTGGGGTATTACGACCTGACACCGGCCGGAGTGCCGGTACATTCCACAGCATTTCGCGCGGTGCATGAAGCGGCGTTGCAGGTCAGCCCGTTTCGGGTATTCACCTCGCTGCTGCGCCTGGAACTGATTGAAGACCCCAAGCTGCGCGACTTCGCCCAGTCAGTACTCGACCAGCGCTCGATCTTCACGCCGTGGGTGCTGACGCTCATAGAGCACGCCGAAACACTGGGTGGCCTCAATGAACAGGAAGCCGAGGACTTCGTCGAACAGGCCCTGGAAACGTTCCGCTGGCACCACAGCGCCACCGTCACCGCTGCGCAATACCAGCAACTCAGCGCCGAGCATCGGTTGATCGCCGACGTAGTCGCCTTCAAAGGCCCGCACATCAACCACCTGACACCGCGCACGCTGGACATCGACATCGTCCAGGCACAGATGCCGGCCCATGGGATCACCCCGAAAGCCGTGATCGAAGGCCCTCCTCGTCGCCAATGCCCCATCCTGCTGCGCCAAACCAGCTTCAAGGCGCTGGACGAGCCGATTGCCTTCACCGATCAAGCCCAGGCGCTGGGCAGCCACAGCGCCCGTTTCGGCGAAATCGAGCAGCGCGGCGCGGCGCTCACGCCCAAAGGCCGGGCGCTGTACGACCGATTACTGAATGCCGCACGCGACGAACTTAACGCGTTCCCCAATGAAACCAACGCGGCGCGTTACAACGAGTTGATGGCGCAACACTTCCGCGAATTCCCTGACAGCGTGGAAGGCATGCGCCAACAGGAGCTGGCGTACTTTCGCTACGTGGTCACGGCAGAAGGCCTGGCGGCGGAAGAACTGAACACGCCATCGCTGGAAGAGTTGCTGAGTGCTGGGTATGTGCGGGCGGAGCCGCTGGTGTACGAGGATTTTTTGCCGGTCAGTGCCGCGGGGATATTCCAGTCGAACCTGGGGGACGCAGCGCAAAGCCATTACGGCGAGCATTCGAACCAGCAAGCATTCGAAAAAGCGCTGGGACGGCCGACGATTGACGAGCTGGGGCTGTATGCCGATACGCAGCAACGCTCGATTCAAGCCTGCGGCGAGGCAATGGGATTACCCTTGATTCGCAGTAAACGCTGA
- a CDS encoding alpha/beta fold hydrolase — MLVLVVAIAVFVAWSWLSYPTIGQWLYDVSMATEAKLYRLHKIVVPISEMTVSTWQGGPYEAASSVLMLHGYSADKNIWLRFARHFVSDYRVIIPDLAGHGETGFKAGGGYDIALQSKRMIQLLDVCGVEKVHVIGNSMGGYIAAWLAATYPDRVASVTLIDPAGVTAPELSDLAQQLNKGHNPFLIHSKEEFRHFYAMTMANPPWVPGVVLDAVAQRYEQRREALAEIFTDFHASPPMEPKLADIRCPALLLWGRKDRLIDVSSVSVWSKGIADLRVEIWDHIGHMPMVEQPVRAARLCQAFLGKKH, encoded by the coding sequence ATGCTTGTTTTGGTTGTCGCAATCGCGGTTTTCGTGGCCTGGAGCTGGTTAAGCTACCCGACCATCGGCCAATGGTTGTATGACGTGAGCATGGCCACCGAAGCCAAGCTTTACCGACTGCACAAGATCGTCGTACCGATCAGCGAGATGACGGTCTCGACTTGGCAAGGCGGGCCTTATGAGGCGGCCAGCAGCGTGCTGATGCTCCACGGTTACAGTGCCGACAAGAACATTTGGCTGCGTTTTGCCCGGCACTTTGTCAGCGATTATCGCGTGATCATTCCCGACCTCGCCGGTCATGGCGAAACCGGCTTCAAGGCCGGCGGCGGCTATGACATCGCGCTACAGTCGAAGCGGATGATCCAGTTGCTCGACGTCTGCGGCGTCGAGAAGGTCCATGTGATCGGTAACTCGATGGGAGGCTACATTGCGGCGTGGCTGGCGGCCACTTACCCGGACCGCGTAGCGTCGGTAACGCTGATCGATCCGGCGGGTGTGACAGCCCCGGAGCTCAGCGACTTGGCGCAGCAATTGAACAAGGGACATAACCCTTTCCTGATTCATTCAAAGGAGGAGTTCCGACACTTCTACGCCATGACCATGGCCAACCCGCCGTGGGTGCCCGGCGTGGTCCTGGATGCCGTCGCGCAACGCTATGAGCAGCGGCGCGAGGCCCTGGCGGAAATTTTCACGGACTTTCACGCCAGCCCGCCGATGGAGCCGAAACTCGCCGACATCCGCTGCCCGGCGCTGTTGCTCTGGGGGCGAAAGGATCGTTTGATCGATGTCAGCAGCGTGTCGGTATGGAGCAAGGGCATCGCCGATTTGCGAGTGGAGATCTGGGACCACATTGGGCACATGCCGATGGTCGAGCAACCGGTCAGGGCGGCGCGGCTGTGTCAGGCGTTTCTGGGCAAGAAGCACTGA
- a CDS encoding metalloregulator ArsR/SmtB family transcription factor, whose amino-acid sequence MTLDLNDIIKALSNPTRLQIMLWLKDPRVHFPTQERDPEEIGVCVSIIQDKVGLSQSTVSLYLSALQRANLVTSQRIGPWTYYRRNDAIITQFVEHIGALL is encoded by the coding sequence ATGACCCTTGATCTGAACGACATTATCAAAGCCCTTTCCAACCCGACACGCCTGCAAATCATGCTGTGGTTGAAAGATCCGCGTGTTCACTTCCCGACCCAGGAACGCGACCCGGAAGAAATCGGCGTGTGCGTCAGCATCATTCAGGACAAGGTCGGCCTGTCGCAGTCCACCGTGTCGCTGTACCTCAGCGCATTGCAACGAGCGAACCTGGTGACCTCGCAACGGATCGGGCCTTGGACCTACTACCGCCGTAACGACGCGATCATCACGCAGTTCGTCGAGCACATCGGCGCTCTTCTCTAG
- a CDS encoding NAD(P)/FAD-dependent oxidoreductase, with amino-acid sequence MQTYHVLIIGSGFGGQCAAVNLLKAGISDFRLLERRDFFGGTWCQNTYPGAAVDVPSPLYSLSFAPYRWTQMFAEQAELQRYTEHVVEQFGLRDKVELHTNVERIEWDDTHKRWAVHTEAQGTFYAQFLINATGPLSQPVIPHFEGQERFQGKTFHTNHWDHSYDYRNKRVAIVGSGASAAQVIPAIAPHVEHLHVFQRTPHWVLPRADRTFGRFQRWLLGLKPAYTLLRWMIYWQFETRVIAFKYSKPAIRMVQRHALRFLKRQVPDPELRRKLTPDFTIGCKRVIVSSTLYPALGRNNVTLHSREHGIAALDESGITTQDGQHIDLDLIVWSTGYDATDGVISYSVTGKHGTQLRNVWAQYPRAYLGTSVPAFPNLFIVTGPNTGIGHTSALFIIESQMNYILDCIRTVKEQGLRSIEVRPEAERTYTEMIHREMERTVWKSGGCHSWYQSRSGHVIAMFPGFSFSYHRLTRALKTGDHILS; translated from the coding sequence ATGCAGACTTATCACGTATTGATCATCGGCAGCGGTTTTGGCGGTCAGTGTGCGGCGGTCAATTTACTCAAGGCTGGCATCAGCGACTTTCGCCTGCTTGAACGGCGAGATTTTTTCGGTGGTACCTGGTGCCAGAACACTTACCCCGGCGCGGCGGTCGATGTGCCCTCGCCGCTCTATTCGCTTTCTTTTGCGCCCTACCGCTGGACGCAGATGTTCGCCGAACAGGCAGAGCTGCAACGCTACACCGAGCATGTGGTGGAGCAATTTGGCCTGCGGGATAAGGTTGAGCTGCACACCAATGTCGAGCGTATCGAATGGGACGACACCCATAAACGTTGGGCCGTGCATACCGAGGCCCAAGGTACGTTTTACGCACAGTTTCTGATCAATGCCACGGGGCCGCTGAGCCAACCAGTCATCCCACACTTTGAAGGGCAGGAACGTTTTCAGGGCAAAACTTTTCATACAAACCACTGGGATCATTCCTACGACTACCGCAACAAAAGGGTCGCCATCGTTGGCAGCGGCGCCAGTGCCGCGCAAGTCATCCCGGCGATTGCCCCGCACGTCGAACACTTGCACGTATTTCAACGCACGCCGCACTGGGTTTTGCCTCGGGCCGACCGTACTTTCGGCCGCTTCCAGCGCTGGCTTCTGGGGCTCAAACCAGCCTACACGCTGCTGCGCTGGATGATCTACTGGCAGTTCGAAACCCGGGTGATCGCTTTTAAATACTCGAAACCGGCGATCCGCATGGTGCAGCGTCACGCCCTGCGCTTTCTGAAGCGCCAGGTGCCCGATCCCGAGCTGCGACGCAAACTGACACCGGACTTCACCATCGGCTGCAAACGGGTGATTGTCTCAAGCACGCTGTATCCGGCACTCGGGCGCAATAACGTGACCCTGCACAGCCGCGAGCACGGCATCGCGGCCCTCGACGAAAGCGGTATCACGACCCAGGACGGCCAGCATATCGACCTCGACCTGATTGTCTGGTCAACCGGATACGACGCCACCGACGGGGTGATTTCCTATTCGGTGACCGGCAAGCATGGCACGCAACTGCGCAATGTCTGGGCCCAGTATCCACGTGCCTACTTGGGCACCAGCGTGCCGGCATTCCCCAACCTGTTTATCGTCACAGGCCCCAACACGGGCATTGGCCATACATCGGCGCTGTTCATCATCGAATCGCAGATGAACTACATCCTTGACTGTATTCGGACGGTAAAAGAGCAAGGTTTGCGCAGCATCGAGGTACGCCCCGAAGCGGAACGTACCTACACTGAGATGATTCACCGGGAGATGGAACGCACCGTGTGGAAATCCGGTGGCTGCCACAGTTGGTATCAAAGCCGCAGCGGTCATGTGATTGCCATGTTTCCAGGGTTCAGCTTCAGCTACCACCGTTTGACCCGGGCGCTGAAAACCGGCGACCACATTTTGTCCTGA